One part of the Arachidicoccus terrestris genome encodes these proteins:
- a CDS encoding rhodanese-like domain-containing protein, whose product MEQISVTTLKERLDKGQPVNLLDVREDSERAEFNIGGRHIPLGRIQMFELDELEDWKDEEIIVYCRSGKRSGLATMMLGQAGFGKVLNLDGGMLKWVETYGQEG is encoded by the coding sequence ATGGAACAGATATCCGTAACAACTTTGAAAGAAAGGCTCGACAAGGGTCAGCCAGTCAATTTACTTGATGTCAGAGAAGACAGTGAAAGGGCCGAATTTAATATCGGTGGCAGACATATTCCTCTTGGGCGTATTCAAATGTTCGAGCTTGACGAACTGGAAGACTGGAAAGACGAAGAAATTATCGTTTATTGCCGTAGCGGAAAACGTAGCGGACTGGCTACCATGATGCTGGGGCAGGCTGGATTTGGCAAGGTCCTGAACCTGGATGGAGGCATGCTGAAGTGGGTCGAAACCTATGGTCAGGAGGGTTAG
- a CDS encoding HPF/RaiA family ribosome-associated protein — protein sequence MNVNIQTVHFVADAKLTDYVTKKVEKLQTFHDKIIKVDVFLKLDNVVHNIKDKIAEINVHVPKHKFFVKTCSKSFEESFDIALDSMANQVKRHKEKLAVA from the coding sequence ATGAACGTAAACATTCAAACCGTGCATTTTGTCGCTGATGCGAAGCTTACAGATTATGTGACCAAGAAAGTCGAAAAACTACAGACTTTTCACGACAAAATCATCAAGGTAGATGTCTTTTTGAAGCTGGATAATGTTGTACACAACATTAAGGACAAGATTGCTGAAATTAACGTGCATGTTCCCAAACATAAATTTTTTGTAAAGACCTGCTCTAAATCCTTCGAAGAATCCTTTGACATAGCCCTGGACTCCATGGCCAATCAGGTAAAAAGGCATAAGGAGAAATTAGCCGTCGCATAA
- the tuf gene encoding elongation factor Tu: MSKETFKREKPHVNIGTIGHVDHGKTTLTAAITTILSQQGLAQVRNYDDIDGAPEEKERGITINTAHVEYQTTTRHYAHVDCPGHADYVKNMITGAAQMDGAILVVASTDGPMPQTKEHILLARQVGVPRIVVFMNKVDLVDDPELLDLVEMEIRELLSSYGFDGDNTPIIKGSATGALAGEEKWVAAINELMAAVDEYIPLPPRPVDLPFLMSVEDVFTITGRGTVATGRIERGIIKVGEPVEIVGLVETPLQSTCTGVEMFKKILDEGQAGDNAGILLRGIEKKDIRRGMVICKPKSITPHTEFKCEVYVLSKEEGGRHTPFFTKYRPQFYFRTTDVTGEVSLPEGTEMVMPGDNVSLTVKLIMPIAMEKGLKFAIREGGRTVGAGQVTEIIK; encoded by the coding sequence ATGTCAAAAGAGACCTTTAAGAGGGAGAAACCCCACGTAAACATTGGTACCATTGGTCACGTTGACCACGGTAAAACCACTTTAACAGCAGCCATCACAACTATCCTGTCTCAACAGGGTCTGGCTCAGGTAAGAAACTATGACGATATCGACGGAGCTCCTGAAGAAAAAGAGCGCGGTATCACTATCAACACCGCTCACGTTGAGTATCAGACGACAACGCGTCACTACGCACACGTTGACTGTCCGGGCCACGCTGACTACGTAAAAAACATGATTACTGGTGCTGCCCAGATGGACGGCGCTATCCTGGTTGTGGCTTCTACCGACGGTCCTATGCCTCAAACTAAAGAGCACATCCTGTTAGCTCGTCAGGTAGGTGTACCAAGAATCGTCGTTTTCATGAATAAAGTTGACCTGGTTGACGATCCTGAATTGTTAGACCTGGTTGAAATGGAAATCCGTGAATTATTAAGCTCTTATGGATTTGATGGTGACAACACGCCTATCATCAAAGGTTCCGCTACTGGTGCCCTGGCTGGTGAAGAAAAATGGGTTGCAGCTATCAATGAATTAATGGCCGCAGTTGATGAATATATTCCTCTGCCTCCTCGTCCGGTAGATCTGCCGTTCCTGATGTCTGTTGAGGACGTATTCACTATCACTGGTCGTGGTACTGTTGCCACTGGACGTATCGAGCGTGGTATCATCAAAGTTGGTGAGCCAGTTGAAATCGTTGGTCTGGTTGAAACGCCTTTACAGTCTACTTGTACCGGTGTTGAAATGTTTAAGAAAATTCTGGACGAAGGTCAGGCTGGTGACAACGCCGGTATCCTGCTTCGTGGTATTGAAAAGAAAGATATCCGTCGCGGTATGGTAATTTGTAAACCAAAATCCATCACTCCGCACACTGAATTCAAATGCGAAGTTTATGTACTGAGCAAAGAAGAAGGTGGACGTCACACGCCTTTCTTTACTAAATACCGTCCTCAGTTCTATTTCCGTACGACTGACGTTACTGGTGAAGTTAGCCTTCCTGAAGGAACTGAAATGGTTATGCCAGGTGATAACGTAAGCCTTACTGTTAAACTGATCATGCCTATCGCAATGGAAAAAGGATTGAAATTCGCTATCCGTGAAGGTGGACGTACAGTTGGTGCAGGTCAGGTTACTGAAATCATCAAATAA
- the secE gene encoding preprotein translocase subunit SecE has product MSKVSSYLKESYEELMHKVTWPTWSELQQSTAIVLVSTVLITAVVWLMDTASSSVLKFIYSLFK; this is encoded by the coding sequence ATGAGTAAAGTATCCTCCTATTTAAAGGAATCTTACGAAGAGTTAATGCATAAGGTGACCTGGCCTACCTGGTCAGAGTTGCAGCAATCTACTGCTATTGTATTGGTATCCACAGTTTTAATTACTGCCGTTGTATGGCTAATGGACACCGCTAGCAGTTCCGTGCTCAAATTCATCTATTCTCTCTTCAAGTAA
- the nusG gene encoding transcription termination/antitermination protein NusG yields MVTEENVNPQNNAAGEESQEENTKWYVLRVVSGKEKKIKEYLDKDIIRNEWSDIIKQVFLPMEKIWYVQKGKKVMREKNYYPGYVMIEVAKGKLTDDIVQHISGITNIMHFLTDGKGSKGNIISLRRSEVNKMLGKVDEMNDQGEIINEPFIVGETIKIIEGPFNDFNGVIEEINDEKKKLKVTVKIFGRSTPVELSYVQVEKVL; encoded by the coding sequence ATGGTAACCGAAGAAAATGTAAATCCGCAAAATAACGCTGCCGGCGAGGAGTCTCAGGAAGAGAACACCAAATGGTACGTATTGCGGGTGGTGAGCGGAAAAGAAAAGAAAATCAAAGAATATCTGGACAAGGACATTATTCGTAATGAATGGTCTGATATTATCAAGCAGGTTTTCTTACCCATGGAAAAGATCTGGTATGTACAAAAGGGTAAGAAAGTAATGCGCGAAAAGAACTATTATCCTGGTTATGTGATGATTGAGGTGGCAAAAGGGAAGTTAACCGATGATATTGTTCAACATATCAGCGGCATCACCAATATCATGCATTTCTTAACAGACGGCAAGGGCAGCAAAGGAAATATCATCTCTCTGCGTCGTTCCGAGGTCAATAAAATGCTTGGTAAAGTAGACGAAATGAATGATCAGGGTGAAATCATCAATGAGCCATTTATTGTTGGGGAGACTATTAAAATCATTGAAGGACCATTTAATGACTTTAATGGTGTCATCGAAGAGATCAATGACGAGAAGAAGAAGTTAAAGGTGACAGTTAAGATATTTGGCCGTTCTACACCAGTGGAACTGAGCTATGTTCAGGTAGAAAAAGTACTGTAA
- a CDS encoding Dps family protein: MKNGKLKAATGEKLKKTKVSTPVEIGITPTHAQAVANKLQQLLADEQILYAKTRNYHWNVEGPNFMEMHLFYERLYNELAEVIDQVAERIRKIGHYAQGRLQDFLKQANLLEGEYTNDQIEQLKNLLSDHETIIRYLRNDIDDFEDKFKDAGSADFITGLLQRHEEWAWFIRSYISNTK, translated from the coding sequence ATGAAAAACGGAAAACTTAAAGCCGCTACCGGCGAGAAACTCAAGAAAACAAAAGTTAGTACCCCAGTTGAAATCGGAATCACACCGACACATGCGCAAGCTGTGGCCAACAAGCTGCAGCAATTACTGGCAGATGAACAAATACTCTATGCCAAAACCCGTAATTATCACTGGAATGTTGAAGGCCCTAATTTTATGGAAATGCATCTTTTCTATGAAAGGCTTTATAATGAGCTGGCCGAAGTTATCGACCAGGTGGCAGAAAGAATTCGTAAAATAGGCCATTATGCACAAGGGCGCCTTCAGGACTTCCTGAAGCAGGCGAATTTATTAGAGGGAGAATACACGAATGATCAGATCGAACAGCTGAAGAACCTGCTCAGTGATCACGAAACCATCATCCGGTATCTGAGAAATGATATTGATGATTTTGAAGACAAGTTCAAGGATGCCGGGAGCGCAGATTTTATTACAGGACTTCTGCAGCGCCATGAAGAGTGGGCCTGGTTTATCCGTAGCTATATCTCCAATACAAAATAG
- a CDS encoding 2Fe-2S iron-sulfur cluster-binding protein, translating into MEDHLIELTVLDVDESYTITAYPGQYRSLMMMLYDQIYLEDFGECLGMGRCATCAVSIESSKVPLTQFNRNERVTLSKEGITDPDIHLSCQIVVDESLDGAIIRIYHPED; encoded by the coding sequence ATGGAAGACCATCTCATTGAACTGACCGTTCTGGACGTAGACGAATCTTATACAATAACAGCTTATCCTGGCCAATATCGCAGTTTAATGATGATGTTGTATGACCAGATCTATCTGGAGGATTTCGGGGAATGCCTGGGAATGGGCAGATGCGCTACCTGTGCTGTTTCTATTGAATCCTCAAAGGTTCCTCTTACCCAGTTTAACCGCAATGAGCGGGTGACCCTGTCTAAAGAAGGAATTACAGACCCGGATATTCATTTATCCTGCCAGATTGTAGTGGATGAAAGTCTGGACGGTGCGATCATCCGGATTTATCATCCTGAAGACTAA
- a CDS encoding NAD-dependent epimerase/dehydratase family protein, with protein MVLGGGMIATALKAVDREEVLYAASGLSNLKGADSEARLRERTLLSEQIARHTDKLFVYVSSYSVDDRHPENNTPYLQHKLNMESLIKAEADRFLILRTSNVVGHSRQPGNLMNFIFRHLQNGEPFDIWTKTTRNLIDVAHLAQMADAAVKQGSCNEVLFLTHPADIPIYEIVHQFEVLSGLKANYRLVDKGVYYHTDKSLAETLFRQLRLEADPRLYTQQLIEKYFGHQFL; from the coding sequence ATGGTTTTAGGTGGTGGGATGATTGCAACGGCACTCAAGGCGGTTGATAGGGAAGAGGTCTTATATGCGGCTTCCGGGCTCTCTAATTTGAAGGGCGCAGACTCCGAAGCCAGATTAAGAGAACGGACATTGCTCAGCGAACAAATAGCCCGCCATACTGACAAGTTATTTGTCTACGTAAGCTCCTATAGCGTTGATGACAGGCATCCGGAAAATAACACCCCTTACTTGCAACATAAGCTGAATATGGAAAGCCTTATCAAGGCTGAGGCGGACCGGTTTTTGATTCTCAGAACTTCTAATGTAGTAGGGCACAGCAGGCAGCCGGGTAATCTGATGAATTTTATCTTCCGTCATCTTCAAAATGGTGAGCCTTTTGATATCTGGACTAAAACCACCCGGAATTTGATCGATGTGGCCCATCTGGCTCAGATGGCAGATGCTGCTGTTAAGCAGGGAAGCTGTAATGAGGTCCTGTTTCTGACGCATCCTGCAGATATACCCATTTACGAAATTGTTCATCAGTTTGAAGTGCTCTCTGGACTGAAAGCGAACTATCGCCTTGTGGATAAAGGTGTTTATTATCACACGGATAAATCTTTGGCCGAGACATTATTCAGACAGCTCAGATTGGAAGCAGACCCGCGGTTATATACACAGCAGCTGATCGAAAAGTACTTCGGCCATCAGTTTTTGTAA
- the lysS gene encoding lysine--tRNA ligase, whose translation MSQNLSEQEIIRREKLKALEAAGIQAYPAPLYPVSHYSQDIKSAFTEDNKDAFADVTLAGRVMSINDKGKVFFIKIQDSKGIIQLYVKRDEICPQEDKSFWSLVIKGLDLGDFLGVKGFVFITRTGETSIHAKELTLLAKSLKPLPVVKRDESGQVFDAVSDPEFRYRQRYADLVINPDVKDTFIKRTKIINTIREFLNAQGALEVDTPVLQAIPGGAAARPFITHHNALDIPFYLRIANELYLKRLIVGGFDWVYEFSRNFRNEGMDRTHNPEFTVLEWYTAYKDYIWMMETTEQLMEKLAIAIHGTTEVPLGDKTISFKAPFKRISIFDAIKENTGIDISDKDEEGLRDVCKELKIEVPPNIGKGKLIDEIFGETAEHTYTQPTFIIDYPIEMSPLTKKHREKQGLVERFELMINGKEIANAYSELNDPVDQRERFEEQSKLMERGDDEAMFIDQDFLRALEYGMPPTSGIGIGIDRLVMMLTNQASIQDVLLFPQMRPEKQD comes from the coding sequence ATGAGTCAGAATCTTTCAGAACAAGAAATTATCCGGAGAGAAAAGTTGAAAGCGCTGGAGGCCGCAGGCATCCAGGCGTATCCTGCTCCGCTTTACCCCGTATCACATTATTCTCAGGATATCAAGTCCGCCTTTACAGAGGACAATAAGGATGCATTTGCCGATGTCACGCTGGCCGGCAGGGTCATGAGTATTAACGATAAAGGCAAGGTATTCTTTATCAAGATCCAGGACAGTAAGGGAATCATCCAATTATATGTCAAAAGAGATGAAATCTGCCCGCAGGAAGACAAATCTTTCTGGAGCTTGGTTATAAAAGGCCTGGATCTTGGCGATTTTCTGGGTGTCAAAGGATTTGTATTTATTACACGGACAGGAGAAACTTCTATACATGCAAAAGAGCTGACTTTACTGGCTAAATCCCTGAAGCCACTTCCGGTGGTTAAAAGAGATGAATCCGGTCAGGTTTTTGACGCGGTTTCTGATCCGGAATTCCGCTATCGTCAGCGGTATGCAGATTTGGTCATCAACCCGGATGTAAAAGATACTTTTATTAAGCGGACAAAAATTATCAATACGATCCGTGAATTCCTGAATGCGCAGGGTGCGCTTGAGGTGGACACACCTGTCCTGCAGGCCATCCCGGGTGGCGCCGCCGCAAGACCTTTTATCACCCATCACAATGCGCTGGATATTCCTTTCTACCTGCGTATCGCCAACGAGCTGTACCTGAAAAGGCTCATTGTCGGTGGCTTTGACTGGGTATATGAGTTTAGCAGAAATTTCAGGAATGAAGGTATGGACCGGACCCATAATCCAGAGTTCACCGTTCTGGAATGGTATACGGCTTATAAGGACTATATCTGGATGATGGAAACCACAGAGCAGTTAATGGAGAAATTAGCTATCGCCATCCATGGAACAACCGAAGTGCCGCTAGGAGATAAAACCATTAGTTTCAAGGCTCCCTTCAAGAGGATATCTATTTTTGATGCTATTAAGGAGAACACCGGCATTGACATTAGCGACAAAGACGAAGAAGGCTTAAGGGATGTCTGCAAAGAATTAAAAATAGAGGTTCCTCCCAATATCGGAAAAGGCAAGCTCATTGATGAAATCTTCGGTGAAACTGCTGAACATACATACACTCAGCCAACATTCATTATAGACTACCCTATAGAGATGTCGCCTTTGACTAAAAAGCACCGGGAGAAGCAAGGACTGGTAGAACGTTTCGAGCTGATGATCAATGGCAAGGAAATCGCTAATGCTTACAGTGAGCTGAATGATCCGGTCGATCAACGTGAACGTTTTGAAGAACAATCCAAACTCATGGAAAGAGGTGATGACGAAGCCATGTTTATCGACCAAGACTTCTTAAGGGCCCTTGAATATGGTATGCCTCCTACCAGTGGTATCGGTATCGGTATTGACAGGCTGGTCATGATGCTGACCAATCAGGCATCCATCCAGGATGTACTTTTATTCCCGCAAATGCGCCCGGAGAAACAGGATTAA
- a CDS encoding DUF4302 domain-containing protein, protein MKRLIQYVFIGILLVVSSCKKDDTRVFSQSADVRIKKALSNFQMVLDKASDGWVATIATEDGGGYSFWMQFDDRNRVKMLCDFDSATTVHVREGSFRLKALQQPTLIFDTYSYIHLLADPNANVNGGSFGAGLVSDFEFYVTDSLLERMNEHPEEVSKMTLIGRYNDTKLVMRKASADEKKAYLEGDLYGSIVDFITYLNTHPFIYLKAQNGTQYQLSADVSGKKLTLTWVDAQTADYKSCNFAFTLKGIEALDSLPFNGSILKGVTLDKHNDKLISSFADGAIADVLVADKPIIPAFVALGATFNTVLIPIVTSFPGWSADFATRFHQVTTSFGNTGRTFEQLTMNFNTDAKTMDFVLLYLSGSTRYNATYSYNYTMTNDGKVKFTLNTMNGNANTHRAKFNPILADRLEKDTFQLDYYVDPDAGILASFTSIEHPDFAFTGGTYNL, encoded by the coding sequence ATGAAAAGATTGATTCAATATGTTTTTATAGGTATTTTGTTGGTCGTGTCGTCTTGTAAAAAAGATGATACACGCGTGTTCTCGCAATCAGCAGATGTACGCATTAAGAAGGCACTCAGCAATTTTCAGATGGTGCTGGATAAGGCCTCAGACGGTTGGGTGGCGACCATTGCAACGGAAGATGGCGGAGGCTATAGTTTCTGGATGCAGTTTGACGATCGAAACCGCGTGAAGATGTTATGCGATTTTGATTCGGCCACTACCGTCCATGTGCGTGAAGGTAGTTTCAGATTAAAGGCGTTACAGCAACCCACCCTCATTTTTGATACCTATTCCTATATTCATTTATTGGCCGATCCGAATGCCAACGTGAATGGGGGTAGCTTTGGTGCCGGGTTGGTTTCGGATTTTGAATTCTATGTAACGGATTCCTTGCTGGAGAGAATGAATGAGCACCCGGAAGAGGTCTCGAAAATGACGTTGATCGGACGTTATAATGATACGAAACTGGTCATGAGAAAAGCCTCTGCTGATGAGAAGAAGGCCTACCTGGAGGGAGACTTGTATGGATCAATTGTAGACTTTATCACTTATTTAAATACGCATCCCTTTATCTATCTAAAAGCCCAAAATGGGACTCAATATCAGCTGTCTGCAGATGTTAGTGGCAAGAAGCTGACGTTGACCTGGGTGGACGCGCAAACGGCTGACTATAAATCCTGCAATTTTGCCTTTACATTAAAGGGGATAGAGGCGTTGGATTCCCTTCCTTTTAACGGATCGATTTTAAAGGGAGTAACACTGGATAAGCATAACGACAAGCTAATCAGTAGTTTCGCTGATGGGGCCATTGCGGATGTCTTGGTTGCAGACAAACCCATTATTCCCGCTTTCGTTGCGCTGGGAGCTACCTTTAATACAGTGCTTATTCCTATTGTCACAAGTTTTCCGGGTTGGTCAGCTGACTTTGCTACCCGGTTTCATCAGGTGACGACCAGTTTTGGGAATACCGGCAGAACGTTTGAACAACTGACGATGAACTTTAATACGGACGCGAAGACAATGGACTTTGTTTTACTGTATTTATCTGGCAGCACAAGGTATAATGCGACTTATTCTTATAACTATACGATGACCAACGACGGAAAGGTTAAATTCACACTGAATACGATGAATGGCAATGCGAATACCCACCGCGCCAAATTTAACCCGATTTTGGCGGATCGCTTGGAAAAGGACACCTTTCAGTTGGATTATTATGTGGATCCTGATGCGGGAATTCTTGCATCTTTTACCAGTATTGAACATCCAGATTTTGCCTTTACCGGAGGAACATATAACTTATAA
- a CDS encoding zinc-binding metallopeptidase encodes MKKSIWQHISVLFLLSTFLCFSCRKDNVVDISDLPGLGGDTWAKTSIDKWVYDTLTVPFNIEVKYKFDEFEQSLTRDLTPPKEERVIPVLRVLKRVWMDTYVQIAGDNFFKSLVPKQIVLVGSASYNSNGTITIGEAEGGKKVLLYEINDLDIAKRDMVIRMMHTVEHEFAHILHQNKLYDPAFKSICPGGDYTAQWANVSAAEAHALGFVTPYASSGYDDDFVETVSTLLVEGQAYFDHLVGEQAADGQQKLRAKEEMVVDYFKTKWNIDFRELQASVYQALDEIVPAPVIPLTTDLGASGQYHSLYFGNADFAGNLHGKFDQTLGQVIEAVKANLHDIPDSLYFRFTHEDTLLLHWRMHPDDGSSSYYLADIRFHMEKNAAGEMTFGPPIIFHNRDGYNGSNANYYKSTMQPFFDYLSSNTFIAKWPNGKPDPYAKTQIGAIYQNDDESSYMQGKLGY; translated from the coding sequence ATGAAAAAGTCAATTTGGCAACATATATCGGTACTCTTTTTACTAAGCACTTTTTTATGCTTTTCCTGCCGGAAGGATAATGTGGTAGATATTTCTGACTTGCCTGGTTTAGGTGGCGATACCTGGGCTAAGACCAGTATTGATAAATGGGTCTATGATACACTTACGGTGCCTTTTAATATAGAAGTTAAATACAAGTTCGACGAATTTGAACAGAGCTTGACCAGGGACCTGACGCCGCCTAAAGAAGAACGGGTGATACCGGTGCTCAGGGTATTAAAACGAGTCTGGATGGATACTTATGTTCAGATTGCTGGAGATAATTTTTTCAAATCTCTGGTGCCCAAGCAGATTGTTTTGGTCGGCAGTGCTAGCTATAACTCCAATGGTACGATTACAATAGGAGAAGCGGAAGGAGGCAAGAAGGTGCTTTTATACGAGATAAATGATTTGGATATTGCCAAACGGGATATGGTCATCAGGATGATGCATACAGTAGAGCATGAGTTTGCCCATATTCTGCATCAAAACAAGCTGTATGATCCGGCATTTAAGTCGATTTGCCCTGGAGGGGATTATACTGCCCAGTGGGCCAATGTTTCGGCTGCTGAGGCACATGCGTTGGGTTTTGTGACGCCTTATGCGTCTTCGGGCTATGATGACGATTTTGTTGAAACGGTCTCAACACTTTTGGTAGAAGGGCAGGCTTACTTTGATCATTTAGTAGGGGAGCAGGCTGCTGACGGCCAGCAAAAGTTAAGAGCTAAAGAAGAAATGGTGGTCGACTATTTTAAAACGAAATGGAATATCGATTTTAGGGAACTACAGGCCAGCGTATATCAAGCACTGGATGAGATTGTTCCGGCTCCGGTGATCCCACTGACGACTGATCTGGGCGCCTCCGGGCAGTATCATAGTTTATATTTTGGGAATGCTGATTTTGCGGGAAATCTGCACGGGAAATTTGATCAGACGCTGGGACAGGTCATTGAAGCTGTCAAAGCTAATTTACACGATATTCCTGACAGCTTATATTTTAGATTTACACATGAGGATACGTTGTTGCTGCATTGGCGGATGCATCCCGATGATGGAAGCAGCTCCTATTATTTGGCTGATATCAGATTTCACATGGAGAAAAATGCTGCCGGTGAGATGACATTTGGGCCACCGATCATTTTCCACAATAGAGATGGTTATAACGGAAGTAACGCCAATTATTACAAAAGTACGATGCAGCCATTTTTTGATTATTTGTCGAGTAATACATTTATTGCAAAATGGCCGAATGGAAAGCCGGATCCATATGCCAAAACACAGATTGGTGCTATATACCAGAATGACGACGAATCTTCCTATATGCAGGGTAAATTAGGGTATTAA
- a CDS encoding RagB/SusD family nutrient uptake outer membrane protein produces the protein MKLRFVYTGLLATTFTILSCNKFLDKLPDNRTSLNSVDKVAELLTTAYPSASYIPFLEAMSDNADDKGEGRVDFNQENSDAYRFKDIIKDAQDTPEYYWMQAYAAIAAANQALDAIAKAPDPDEYAAQKGEALVCRAFAHFMLVTLFAKVYDPATAANDPGIPYVTEPETVVFKDYSRGTVQEDYDKIEKDLEEGLPLLAGHEYDVPKYHFTTQSANAFASRFYLFKRDYVKVVEAAKAAFPTGNFVKNMRPWLTTYSNLSYDEMRAIYTKSSENANLLLIQASSWWDRNFASMRFGLSDALSSKILGNNVTGNRSWAMPIFGQSDYHNVPKWSYFFYAPEDPNFGQDYSMIPQFTTEEVLLNRAEAYARLDQFDNCINDLNTYASQRFENYNPTSNAVTVEKAETFYDEADPTQALVNVVLDFKRAEFVEEGQRWFDIIRNGLTVKHYIRNTRQVIVDSVIVAPDDPRRVLQIPQSAVLSGVELNPR, from the coding sequence ATGAAATTAAGATTTGTATACACTGGCTTATTGGCAACTACATTTACGATACTCAGCTGCAATAAGTTTTTGGATAAGTTACCGGACAACCGTACTTCCCTGAATTCTGTTGATAAAGTAGCAGAGCTGTTGACAACGGCCTATCCCAGTGCTTCTTATATCCCGTTTTTAGAAGCCATGTCAGATAATGCAGATGACAAAGGGGAGGGTCGGGTAGACTTTAATCAGGAGAATAGTGATGCTTACCGGTTTAAAGATATAATAAAAGATGCCCAGGATACACCTGAGTATTACTGGATGCAGGCTTATGCAGCCATTGCTGCTGCAAACCAGGCATTGGATGCGATAGCCAAGGCTCCCGATCCGGACGAATATGCTGCACAGAAAGGTGAAGCGCTGGTCTGCAGGGCATTTGCCCATTTTATGCTGGTTACGCTGTTCGCTAAAGTGTATGACCCGGCTACCGCTGCCAATGATCCGGGAATCCCTTACGTCACGGAACCGGAGACCGTTGTTTTTAAAGACTATAGCCGGGGGACAGTTCAGGAAGATTATGATAAAATTGAAAAGGACCTGGAAGAAGGTCTTCCCTTGCTGGCCGGCCATGAATATGACGTGCCTAAGTACCATTTTACGACGCAGTCTGCCAATGCGTTTGCCTCCAGATTCTATCTGTTCAAACGGGACTATGTCAAAGTGGTTGAAGCTGCAAAAGCGGCTTTTCCAACGGGAAACTTCGTTAAAAATATGCGTCCCTGGCTGACCACTTATTCCAACCTGTCTTACGATGAAATGAGGGCTATTTACACGAAAAGCTCAGAGAACGCGAATCTGTTATTAATACAGGCGTCTTCCTGGTGGGACCGGAATTTTGCCTCCATGCGCTTTGGTTTATCGGATGCTTTGTCAAGCAAGATCCTGGGCAATAATGTAACGGGGAACCGCTCATGGGCCATGCCGATTTTCGGACAATCAGATTACCACAATGTGCCTAAATGGTCTTATTTCTTCTATGCACCTGAGGATCCGAACTTCGGCCAGGATTATTCGATGATCCCACAGTTTACCACAGAAGAGGTCTTGTTGAACCGGGCAGAAGCTTATGCCAGGTTAGATCAGTTTGACAACTGTATAAATGACCTGAATACCTATGCCAGTCAGCGATTTGAAAATTACAACCCGACCTCAAATGCCGTGACTGTAGAAAAGGCGGAAACTTTCTACGACGAAGCCGATCCCACGCAGGCGCTGGTGAACGTCGTGCTGGATTTCAAAAGGGCGGAATTTGTAGAGGAGGGACAAAGATGGTTTGATATCATCCGCAACGGGCTTACGGTTAAGCATTATATCAGAAATACCCGGCAGGTTATCGTTGACAGTGTTATCGTCGCGCCGGATGATCCGAGAAGGGTACTGCAGATACCACAATCTGCGGTATTGTCGGGTGTGGAACTCAATCCCCGATAG